In Chryseobacterium lactis, a single genomic region encodes these proteins:
- a CDS encoding UDP-2,3-diacylglucosamine diphosphatase, producing the protein MLKTTINLEPGKKVYFASDQHFGAPTPKESKVREEKFIRWMDEIKEDAQVLFLMGDLFDFWHEWKHVVPKGYVRVLGKIAELKDRGIHIYFFVGNHDLWMKDYLEEEIGCTVFYQKQYFEMGGKQFLLAHGDGLGPGDKGYKRMKKLFTNPIAQWFFKWLHPDIAMKVALYLSQKNKMISGEEDKAFLGEDKEFLIIYSKEKLKTEKIDYFIYGHRHLPMVLDMDPDSKYINLGDWISYFTYGVFEKDFELKVFEK; encoded by the coding sequence GTGTTAAAAACTACAATTAATTTAGAACCTGGAAAAAAGGTGTACTTCGCTTCAGACCAGCATTTTGGTGCTCCTACTCCAAAAGAGAGTAAGGTGCGTGAAGAGAAGTTTATACGCTGGATGGATGAGATCAAGGAAGATGCACAGGTTTTGTTTTTGATGGGTGATCTTTTTGACTTTTGGCACGAGTGGAAGCATGTGGTACCCAAAGGATATGTACGGGTTCTTGGAAAGATTGCAGAGCTGAAAGACAGAGGAATTCATATTTATTTCTTTGTCGGAAACCATGATTTGTGGATGAAAGATTATTTGGAAGAAGAAATCGGATGTACTGTTTTTTATCAGAAACAATATTTTGAAATGGGCGGCAAACAGTTTTTACTGGCTCATGGCGACGGTCTCGGCCCCGGAGATAAAGGATACAAGAGGATGAAGAAGTTATTTACCAATCCTATAGCGCAATGGTTCTTCAAGTGGCTTCATCCTGATATTGCCATGAAAGTTGCATTGTATCTTTCTCAAAAAAATAAAATGATTTCCGGAGAAGAAGATAAAGCGTTTCTGGGTGAAGATAAAGAGTTCCTGATCATCTATTCTAAGGAAAAGTTGAAAACAGAAAAGATTGATTATTTCATCTATGGACACAGGCATCTGCCAATGGTACTTGATATGGATCCGGATTCAAAATATATTAATCTGGGTGACTGGATTTCTTATTTTACCTACGGCGTTTTTGAAAAAGATTTTGAACTCAAGGTTTTTGAA
- a CDS encoding 6-pyruvoyl trahydropterin synthase family protein → MIRITKIFTFETAHVLYNYDGKCKNMHGHSYKLFVTVKGKPINDMENPKNGMVVDFGDIKSIVKSEIVDVWDHAVLLNALSPHKELGDELEQRGHKVIYCSFQPTCENMLYAIASKIKSKLPEGISLAYLKLHETENSYGEWFAEDNQ, encoded by the coding sequence ATGATACGTATAACAAAAATTTTTACATTCGAAACAGCTCACGTACTGTACAATTACGATGGGAAATGTAAAAATATGCACGGGCATTCCTATAAGCTGTTTGTAACAGTGAAAGGTAAGCCCATTAATGATATGGAAAACCCTAAAAACGGGATGGTGGTAGATTTTGGAGATATCAAAAGTATCGTAAAATCTGAAATTGTAGATGTATGGGATCATGCGGTTCTTCTTAATGCTTTATCTCCGCACAAAGAACTGGGTGATGAGCTTGAGCAGAGAGGACATAAAGTAATTTATTGCAGCTTTCAACCGACTTGTGAAAACATGCTGTATGCCATTGCTTCAAAAATAAAATCAAAACTTCCTGAAGGAATTTCCCTTGCCTATCTTAAACTTCATGAGACAGAAAACTCTTATGGAGAATGGTTTGCAGAAGATAATCAATAA
- a CDS encoding terpene synthase family protein: MNNENFDTVEFLYKNFTYPFPVLKNPHADDLQEITDDQWIDGEYLWIYKNNPELRKKYKKTKTAHIAAYFSPIASFERLKPIGKLMLWAFYNDDLYEQSESDNLEIVRTQSTAILNGEMEVSASTIPLSGMLASLRYELLQFVPEASIFRLSEMIDTYFTGLEAELKYKKKQQFPTIAECVALREKSVCLYPFMQLIEVGTGVVLPEEVYEHHVIKRLQVLICQMTVYFNEIQSLRKDEATGCIYYNVVKVIQNEYKMTLEEACLESLRRHNEDLEEFIRLQTSLPDFGIWQEAVANWVQLMSMFLSGWKDISAHLDRYNGTSFPSALELQKRLNEI; the protein is encoded by the coding sequence AAAAATCCCCATGCTGATGACCTGCAGGAGATTACTGATGATCAATGGATTGATGGAGAATATTTATGGATTTATAAAAACAATCCTGAATTACGTAAAAAGTATAAAAAGACTAAAACAGCTCATATTGCAGCTTATTTTTCACCTATAGCGTCCTTTGAACGTCTCAAACCTATTGGTAAACTAATGCTTTGGGCGTTTTATAATGATGATCTCTATGAGCAAAGTGAGTCTGATAATCTTGAAATAGTAAGAACCCAGTCAACTGCTATATTGAATGGGGAAATGGAAGTTTCTGCCTCAACTATCCCTTTGAGCGGGATGTTAGCTTCATTACGGTATGAGCTATTACAATTTGTGCCGGAAGCATCCATTTTTCGTCTTAGTGAAATGATTGATACGTATTTTACGGGATTGGAAGCAGAATTGAAATATAAAAAGAAGCAGCAGTTTCCAACAATAGCCGAATGTGTCGCTCTGAGAGAGAAATCAGTTTGTTTGTATCCTTTTATGCAGCTTATAGAAGTGGGAACCGGGGTTGTATTACCTGAAGAGGTTTATGAACATCATGTTATTAAGCGCCTTCAGGTGTTGATATGTCAAATGACAGTTTATTTTAATGAAATACAATCGCTCAGGAAGGATGAGGCTACCGGATGTATTTATTATAATGTCGTAAAAGTTATCCAGAATGAATACAAAATGACACTAGAAGAAGCCTGTCTGGAAAGTCTGCGTCGTCATAATGAGGATCTTGAAGAGTTTATACGTTTACAAACTTCGCTTCCGGATTTTGGGATATGGCAGGAAGCTGTTGCCAACTGGGTTCAATTAATGAGTATGTTTCTCAGTGGCTGGAAAGATATTTCTGCCCATCTTGACCGTTATAATGGAACTTCATTTCCAAGTGCTTTAGAACTTCAGAAAAGATTAAACGAGATCTGA
- a CDS encoding OmpH family outer membrane protein — MNLIKVLFITAGLTLTANAAKAQQKIGSVNTDDIFANLSEVKTVSSTIESFTKSKQTEIEKLIGEYQTKLKTAQDKEKTMTEANKEAVTKELMAAQTDLDALGKKIEGARGQAAKEISAKQAELFTPIQQKVHGAISAVAKEKGISYVFDTATQGANNLVYTDGSEDITTLVKTKLGATATASKPASKK, encoded by the coding sequence ATGAATTTAATTAAAGTACTCTTTATTACTGCAGGATTAACATTAACAGCCAATGCTGCAAAGGCTCAACAGAAAATAGGTAGCGTAAATACCGATGATATTTTTGCTAATTTATCTGAAGTGAAAACAGTTTCTTCCACAATTGAAAGTTTTACTAAGTCTAAACAGACTGAAATTGAAAAATTAATCGGTGAATACCAAACTAAGCTGAAAACGGCACAGGATAAAGAAAAAACAATGACCGAAGCGAATAAAGAAGCGGTAACTAAAGAACTGATGGCTGCACAAACAGACCTGGATGCTTTAGGAAAAAAGATTGAAGGAGCAAGAGGTCAGGCAGCTAAAGAGATTTCTGCAAAACAAGCTGAGTTATTTACGCCTATACAGCAAAAAGTACACGGTGCTATTTCAGCTGTTGCAAAAGAAAAAGGGATCAGCTATGTATTTGATACGGCTACACAGGGTGCCAACAATCTTGTGTATACAGACGGAAGTGAAGATATTACAACTTTAGTTAAAACTAAATTAGGAGCTACGGCTACAGCCTCTAAACCGGCTTCCAAAAAGTAA
- a CDS encoding acyl-CoA thioesterase: MYEKQIRVTEEHIDQNNHVNNVQYVHWVEEVAAEHWNLLKHTTEYVNDVWMLLDHHIQYKKQVYLNDVITVKTYPQTPEGAKQPRKVEFYCNDELVVDSSTLWILFDPEAKKIKRLEKDWLEKLI, encoded by the coding sequence ATGTATGAGAAACAAATCCGGGTTACGGAGGAACATATTGATCAGAATAACCATGTGAATAATGTACAATATGTGCATTGGGTAGAGGAAGTAGCTGCAGAACACTGGAATCTTTTAAAGCATACAACAGAATATGTAAATGATGTATGGATGCTTTTGGATCATCATATTCAATATAAAAAGCAAGTGTATCTGAATGATGTGATTACAGTTAAAACCTATCCTCAGACTCCGGAAGGTGCAAAGCAACCCAGAAAAGTTGAATTTTACTGTAATGATGAATTGGTAGTAGATTCAAGTACGCTTTGGATTTTATTTGATCCTGAAGCCAAGAAAATTAAGAGATTGGAAAAGGATTGGCTGGAGAAATTGATTTAA
- a CDS encoding serine hydrolase — protein MKQTILVILFLSFSFLGYTQTAEQSKAIDSYIKNVIQINEIPGMAVGVVKNDKVIFQQYYGRENLESDKKVNSNTMFRIYSNTKLMSNIGTFKLIEEGKLSLEDKISKYIDNLPKGWQNIQVKNLLSHSSGLPDMADAKDLPEKATNNEVINRLSKEKMEFETGDHYRYNQTNYLLIAMIIEKITGKSFEDYILDNQFPDAKNHVVFSSNSVEKIPNRVGKYNYNSTKKQYEKLMVIDGLRSHSSNGLAVTLPAFLQWSIHFSKNDFLKPETKKIMWQPFNYKNNGWEFAHGWEITDANTIRSYGFSGGNVSAYSIFPENNMAIVVMYNGNKGFPVMYQMINHIAGIMDKHLMNPYALTEEITIAEPFVHPNLKKEVYGYRTENDKVVFSYRYPKGVSPEFINTISVAGAFNNWNPEDKSYQLVLKDKNKFELALPKTQFEKGKTYGFKFVMNKNGWLTVPYNASNIDGTQDNNLTLRID, from the coding sequence ATGAAACAAACTATTTTAGTTATACTTTTTTTAAGTTTTTCATTCTTAGGATACACCCAAACAGCAGAACAGTCAAAAGCCATTGACAGCTATATAAAAAATGTTATTCAAATCAATGAAATTCCCGGGATGGCCGTTGGAGTTGTAAAAAATGACAAAGTAATCTTTCAGCAATATTATGGAAGAGAGAATCTGGAAAGTGATAAAAAAGTGAATTCCAATACCATGTTCAGGATATATTCCAATACAAAGCTTATGTCAAATATTGGTACTTTTAAACTTATTGAAGAAGGAAAATTGTCTCTGGAAGATAAGATTTCAAAGTACATAGACAATTTACCAAAGGGATGGCAGAATATACAGGTGAAAAACCTTCTTTCGCACTCCTCAGGGCTTCCGGATATGGCTGATGCTAAAGACCTTCCGGAAAAAGCTACCAATAATGAAGTCATTAACCGATTGTCTAAAGAAAAAATGGAATTTGAAACGGGAGATCATTATCGGTATAATCAGACCAATTATCTGTTGATTGCCATGATTATTGAAAAAATAACAGGAAAATCTTTTGAAGACTATATCCTGGATAATCAATTTCCGGATGCAAAGAACCACGTGGTTTTTTCCTCCAATTCTGTAGAGAAAATTCCTAACAGGGTAGGAAAGTACAATTATAATTCAACAAAGAAACAATACGAAAAACTAATGGTTATTGACGGGTTGAGATCTCATTCCAGCAATGGATTAGCAGTTACTCTTCCTGCCTTTTTACAGTGGAGTATTCATTTTAGCAAAAATGATTTTTTGAAACCGGAGACTAAAAAAATAATGTGGCAACCGTTTAATTACAAAAACAACGGTTGGGAATTCGCTCACGGCTGGGAAATTACAGATGCTAATACGATAAGATCATACGGTTTTTCCGGTGGAAATGTAAGTGCGTACTCAATTTTTCCGGAAAATAATATGGCTATAGTGGTTATGTATAACGGAAATAAAGGATTCCCGGTGATGTACCAGATGATTAATCATATTGCCGGAATTATGGATAAACACCTGATGAATCCATATGCCCTGACGGAAGAAATTACGATTGCTGAGCCTTTCGTTCATCCGAATCTTAAAAAAGAAGTGTATGGATACAGGACAGAAAATGATAAAGTAGTCTTTTCCTACCGGTATCCTAAAGGTGTGAGTCCAGAATTTATCAATACAATTTCAGTTGCCGGAGCTTTTAACAACTGGAATCCTGAAGATAAATCATATCAACTGGTTTTAAAAGATAAAAATAAGTTTGAACTCGCATTGCCAAAAACGCAGTTTGAAAAAGGAAAAACATACGGATTTAAATTTGTGATGAATAAAAACGGTTGGCTCACTGTGCCTTACAACGCCAGCAATATTGATGGAACACAGGATAATAATTTAACCTTAAGAATTGATTAA